The proteins below come from a single Solanum stenotomum isolate F172 unplaced genomic scaffold, ASM1918654v1 scaffold21764, whole genome shotgun sequence genomic window:
- the LOC125851072 gene encoding VQ motif-containing protein 9, which yields MDKSCNSSGEGDSTATSASSSSSGNRDMYLKHLNKISHKISKPIRKPVFFENQNPPQAQTQHAPPPLPPPPPPPPPAGPQNLHPQPQQQPPVYNINKSDFRDVVQKLTGSPAHERISTPTPIQQPKAASSRLQRIRPPPLAQISNRPPPFVNGSNNAVAGGGIGGFVGGQRPVQAHPLSPLPPFPAVHASAESPISAYMRFLQSSIASASTDSDSKRFSTGLSPLAPRWNNFGAPQQQPPFPPPQPLPLPHQQNIPPPPTNSSFVLPPFPAFPSSPLPFGCLPSPRSPYGLLSPGLLLSPSRQLGFQQLPLSPTLPVASPKWKGI from the coding sequence ATGGATAAAAGCTGTAATTCTTCTGGTGAGGGTGATTCTACTGCTACTTCAGCAAGTAGTAGTAGCAGTGGTAATAGAGATATGTATTTGAAGCACCTAAACAAAATCTCTCATAAGATCTCGAAACCCATTAGAAAACCTGTTTTTTTTGAAAACCAGAATCCTCCGCAGGCGCAGACCCAACACGCTCCACcgcctcttcctcctcctcctcctccgcCTCCTCCAGCTGGGCCGCAAAATTTGCACCCTCAGCCGCAGCAACAGCCGCCGGTGTATAATATTAACAAGAGTGATTTTAGGGATGTTGTTCAGAAGCTTACGGGTTCCCCTGCTCATGAAAGGATTTCGACTCCTACACCTATTCAACAACCCAAGGCTGCAAGTTCACGGTTGCAGAGGATTCGTCCTCCGCCGCTTGCTCAGATTAGCAACCGCCCACCTCCGTTTGTGAATGGTTCTAATAACGCCGTTGCTGGTGGAGGTATCGGTGGGTTTGTTGGCGGTCAACGGCCTGTTCAGGCACATCCGTTATCTCCTCTCCCACCGTTTCCGGCGGTGCATGCGTCGGCGGAATCGCCGATCTCCGCTTACATGAGGTTTCTACAGAGCTCAATCGCTTCTGCTTCGACTGATTCCGACTCCAAGCGATTCTCTACTGGGCTATCACCACTAGCTCCGCGGTGGAACAACTTCGGTGCGCCGCAGCAGCAGCCACCATTTCCGCCTCCTCAGCCGCTTCCGCTGCCGCATCAACAGAACATTCCTCCGCCACCGACAAACTCCTCCTTTGTTTTACCACCGTTTCCTGCTTTCCCCTCATCGCCACTTCCGTTTGGGTGTTTGCCGTCGCCAAGGTCGCCGTACGGTTTGCTATCTCCCGGTCTTCTGCTTTCACCGTCCCGTCAACTAGGGTTTCAGCAGCTCCCTTTGTCGCCGACACTTCCAGTGGCAAGCCCGAAGTGGAAGGGTATTTGA